One part of the Phycisphaerae bacterium genome encodes these proteins:
- a CDS encoding DUF1844 domain-containing protein produces MPDEQKKIIVDDDWKAEAKREKERLAKEPEHTGALPAPSFAELVNIIVMQAMAGLGLLPGPGGERFAPNLEVAKHFIDMLQVLDDKTRNNLTPEEKSLLDQVLYEARMSFVQVAGGGAAPGKVPPPPAG; encoded by the coding sequence ATGCCGGATGAACAGAAGAAGATCATCGTTGACGACGACTGGAAAGCAGAAGCCAAGCGCGAAAAGGAGCGTCTGGCCAAGGAGCCGGAGCACACCGGGGCCTTGCCCGCGCCGAGCTTTGCCGAGCTGGTCAATATCATCGTGATGCAGGCCATGGCCGGGCTGGGCCTGTTGCCCGGGCCGGGGGGCGAGCGGTTCGCGCCGAATTTGGAAGTCGCGAAGCACTTCATCGACATGCTGCAAGTGCTCGACGACAAGACGCGCAACAACCTCACGCCGGAAGAGAAGAGCCTGCTGGACCAGGTGTTGTACGAGGCGCGGATGAGTTTCGTGCAGGTAGCCGGCGGTGGGGCGGCGCCCGGCAAGGTGCCTCCGCCGCCCGCCGGATGA
- the pyk gene encoding pyruvate kinase has product MRDQAQAPFMKTKIIATLGPATANRERLVEMFDVGLDVCRLNFSHGDLDGHQRTLELVRAVAAERDEPICVIGDLCGPKIRLGRFDGGPVEVQAGDVIRIVRGTGDCSAERLTTTFPGLIDEVAPEHRILINDGLVRLTVRERRADELICECRTGGALNTRMGVNLPDTPISLPALTEKDRRDLEWAIAHDLEYVALSFVRQPDDLYELKRLIKQADSPLQVIVKIEKTEALWHLDELIAHTDGVLVARGDLGVETDVWRVPVIQKDIVAECQHAGVPVIVATQMLQSMIDNPMPTRAEVSDVANAILDRTDAVMLSGETAVGRYPTKAVEMMHNVAIATEEFLAKRPPTEPPDYISTHYRPTAAIAHAAVAAARDLGARLVAVWSATGATVRLVARHRLPMPVVGLTYDARVARQMNLLYGVTPIRVEPLDNPAAMAAALDAELLKRQLALNGDIVVVVTSTRPTTPGATDTALVRRVGQPEAGQPI; this is encoded by the coding sequence ATGCGCGATCAAGCCCAAGCTCCGTTCATGAAGACGAAGATCATTGCAACACTGGGGCCAGCCACGGCCAACCGCGAGCGGCTGGTCGAGATGTTCGACGTCGGCCTGGACGTCTGCCGGCTGAATTTCAGCCATGGCGATCTGGACGGGCACCAGCGGACGCTCGAGCTCGTGCGCGCGGTCGCGGCCGAGCGCGACGAGCCAATCTGTGTGATTGGAGATCTGTGCGGGCCGAAGATCCGACTGGGCCGGTTCGACGGCGGCCCGGTCGAGGTGCAGGCGGGTGATGTGATCCGGATCGTGCGGGGCACGGGAGATTGCAGCGCCGAGCGCCTGACCACCACCTTTCCCGGGCTGATCGACGAAGTCGCGCCCGAACACCGCATCCTCATCAACGACGGGCTCGTGCGCCTGACCGTGCGGGAGCGCCGCGCGGACGAGCTGATCTGTGAATGCCGGACCGGCGGCGCGCTGAACACGCGCATGGGCGTGAACCTGCCCGACACGCCGATCAGCCTGCCCGCCCTGACCGAAAAGGACCGGCGCGACCTGGAGTGGGCCATCGCCCACGATCTGGAGTACGTGGCGTTGTCGTTCGTGCGGCAGCCCGACGACCTGTACGAGCTGAAGCGCCTCATCAAGCAGGCCGACAGCCCGCTGCAGGTGATCGTCAAGATCGAAAAGACCGAGGCGCTGTGGCACCTGGACGAGCTGATCGCGCACACGGACGGCGTCCTCGTGGCCCGCGGCGACCTGGGCGTCGAGACCGACGTGTGGCGTGTGCCGGTGATCCAGAAGGACATCGTGGCCGAGTGCCAGCATGCCGGCGTGCCGGTCATCGTCGCGACGCAGATGCTGCAGAGCATGATCGACAACCCGATGCCGACGCGGGCCGAAGTCAGCGACGTGGCGAACGCGATTCTGGATCGGACGGACGCGGTGATGCTGTCGGGCGAGACGGCCGTGGGCCGCTACCCGACGAAGGCCGTCGAGATGATGCACAACGTCGCCATCGCGACCGAGGAGTTCCTCGCCAAGCGCCCGCCCACCGAACCACCGGACTACATCTCGACGCACTACCGCCCCACCGCGGCGATCGCCCACGCGGCCGTGGCGGCGGCACGGGACCTGGGCGCGCGGCTGGTCGCGGTATGGAGCGCGACGGGCGCCACGGTGCGCCTGGTCGCGCGGCACCGGCTGCCGATGCCGGTGGTCGGACTGACCTACGATGCGCGTGTCGCGCGGCAGATGAATCTGCTGTACGGCGTCACGCCGATCCGCGTCGAGCCGCTGGACAATCCCGCCGCGATGGCCGCCGCGCTGGACGCGGAACTGCTCAAACGTCAGCTCGCGTTGAACGGCGACATCGTCGTGGTGGTCACGTCGACGCGGCCGACGACGCCGGGGGCAACGGATACCGCGCTGGTGCGGCGCGTAGGACAACCGGAGGCGGGACAGCCGATCTAG
- a CDS encoding prolipoprotein diacylglyceryl transferase codes for MMPVVFKVPGLGLEVPGYGLMLMIGFLLSIWWAARRAERSGANPDVVLNCGFLALLCGVVGARFMYVVHYWDQFSGGNLLQIILKIIDVRRGGLEVYGGFILVVASVLVYLWWGRHSIRWYFDIVAPSAALGMAIGRLGCFLNGCCWGGVCDLPWAVRFPYGSGAQVQQWSDREPGAGLPQELMVFPQHGLYADGSSAYAVTRESLRATDAELADVAQRLKVATDQANELKARLDRATDAREKAQIQAEMQKLDIGSLRYGDLRTQMKRYNLTAAELRDLAKQHRSLPVHPTQLYSFITLGLLAALLSALYWRRTRDGQVICTLLLIEPWTRWILETLRADNPVDTLGGFTISQFLAICLSAVGLLGLLLLQRQPPRSPRAQRWEPPDSPAPATKKAGGARAAGQA; via the coding sequence ATGATGCCTGTTGTATTCAAAGTGCCGGGGCTGGGGCTGGAAGTGCCCGGTTATGGGCTGATGCTCATGATCGGCTTCCTGTTGTCGATCTGGTGGGCGGCCCGGCGGGCGGAGCGTTCCGGGGCGAATCCCGACGTCGTGCTCAACTGCGGCTTCCTGGCCCTGCTGTGCGGCGTGGTCGGCGCCCGTTTCATGTACGTCGTCCACTACTGGGACCAGTTCAGTGGCGGGAACCTGCTGCAGATCATCCTCAAGATCATCGACGTGCGGCGCGGCGGCCTCGAAGTTTACGGCGGGTTCATTCTCGTCGTCGCGAGCGTGCTCGTGTACCTGTGGTGGGGCCGCCACTCGATCCGCTGGTACTTCGACATCGTGGCGCCCTCGGCCGCGCTGGGCATGGCCATCGGCCGGCTCGGCTGCTTCCTGAACGGCTGCTGCTGGGGCGGCGTGTGCGATCTGCCCTGGGCGGTGCGTTTCCCGTACGGCAGTGGCGCCCAAGTGCAGCAATGGAGCGACCGCGAGCCCGGCGCCGGCCTGCCGCAGGAACTCATGGTCTTCCCCCAGCACGGCCTCTATGCCGACGGAAGCAGCGCCTACGCCGTGACGCGCGAGAGTTTGCGGGCGACCGACGCCGAGCTCGCCGATGTGGCGCAGCGCTTGAAGGTCGCGACCGATCAGGCGAACGAGCTCAAGGCGCGGCTCGACCGCGCCACCGATGCCCGCGAGAAGGCGCAAATCCAGGCCGAGATGCAGAAACTCGATATCGGGTCACTCCGCTACGGCGACCTGCGCACGCAGATGAAACGTTACAACCTGACCGCAGCCGAGCTGCGCGATCTGGCCAAACAGCATCGCTCCCTGCCGGTGCATCCCACGCAGCTTTACTCGTTCATCACGCTCGGCCTGCTCGCGGCGCTACTGAGCGCGCTCTACTGGCGGCGCACCCGCGACGGACAGGTGATCTGCACGCTCCTGCTGATCGAGCCCTGGACCCGCTGGATCCTCGAAACCCTGCGAGCCGATAACCCCGTGGACACGCTCGGCGGCTTCACGATTTCGCAGTTCCTGGCCATCTGCCTCAGCGCCGTCGGCCTGCTCGGCCTGCTGCTCCTGCAGCGCCAGCCGCCCCGCTCGCCGCGCGCCCAGCGCTGGGAACCGCCGGATTCCCCCGCGCCCGCGACGAAGAAAGCCGGCGGTGCCCGGGCGGCCGGCCAGGCGTAA
- a CDS encoding L-seryl-tRNA(Sec) selenium transferase has product MESPAPDTALQDLLRKLPAVDHLLNQPAIARLQEDYPRSELVLVVRTLLDERRAALKAGRALPVDVPALALEIRQRLYQRAYPNLRPVINATGIVLHTGLGRAPLADEAIEAIADAAAGYCNLELNLETGRRGDRHEHLRDLLRELCGAADALVVNNNAAATYLTLNSLAAGREVLISRGQLVEIGGSYRLPDIMAAAQCQMVEVGTTNRTRISDYERAINDNTAVLLRVHPSNYRITGFTETPALAELVELGRRHNLAVVDDLGSGLITRDLPWPTPETDAATAAPDADRAGPASWDEPTVRDSVAAGADLTLFSGDKLLGGPQAGIVVGRANLVASLLRNPLARCLRPGKLTLAGLEATLRLYRDPAAVVRRIPVYRQLARTLPELEQAANTLAEQIAAALPGAEVRTEADHSEAGGGSLPAWPLPTRVVVVRPSGVLVEALAEGLRRRDVPIICRLRDAALVLDPRTLTADDAEQIPGALSEVVRELAEA; this is encoded by the coding sequence ATGGAATCGCCCGCGCCCGACACCGCACTTCAAGATCTGCTCCGCAAGCTGCCCGCCGTCGATCATCTGCTGAACCAGCCGGCCATCGCCCGCCTGCAGGAGGATTACCCGCGCAGCGAGCTGGTGCTCGTCGTGCGAACACTGCTCGACGAACGCCGGGCGGCGCTGAAGGCCGGCCGGGCACTGCCGGTGGACGTGCCGGCGCTCGCGCTCGAAATCCGGCAGCGGCTGTATCAACGGGCCTACCCGAACCTGCGGCCGGTGATCAACGCGACCGGCATCGTCCTGCACACGGGACTCGGGCGGGCGCCGCTGGCCGACGAAGCCATCGAGGCGATTGCGGACGCCGCCGCGGGCTACTGCAACCTGGAGCTGAATCTCGAGACCGGCCGGCGCGGCGACCGGCACGAGCACCTGCGCGACCTGCTGCGCGAGCTGTGCGGCGCGGCCGACGCGCTGGTCGTGAACAACAACGCCGCCGCGACGTACTTGACGCTCAATTCGCTGGCGGCGGGGCGCGAGGTGCTCATCTCGCGCGGGCAACTGGTGGAGATCGGCGGGTCGTACCGGCTGCCGGACATCATGGCGGCGGCACAGTGCCAAATGGTCGAGGTGGGCACGACGAACCGCACGCGCATCAGCGACTACGAGCGGGCGATCAACGACAACACGGCGGTGCTGCTGCGCGTGCATCCGAGCAACTACCGGATCACGGGTTTCACGGAGACGCCGGCACTGGCGGAGCTGGTGGAGCTGGGGCGGCGGCATAACCTGGCGGTGGTCGATGATCTCGGCAGCGGGTTGATCACGCGCGACCTGCCGTGGCCGACGCCGGAGACCGATGCGGCGACGGCGGCGCCGGATGCTGATCGCGCCGGCCCGGCGAGTTGGGATGAGCCGACGGTGCGCGACAGCGTGGCCGCCGGTGCGGACTTGACGCTGTTCAGCGGCGACAAGCTGCTGGGCGGACCGCAAGCGGGGATCGTCGTGGGCCGTGCGAACCTGGTCGCAAGCCTGCTGCGCAATCCGCTGGCGCGGTGTCTGCGTCCGGGGAAGCTGACGCTGGCCGGGCTGGAGGCGACGCTGCGGCTGTATCGCGATCCGGCGGCAGTGGTGCGGCGGATTCCGGTGTATCGGCAACTCGCGCGGACCTTGCCGGAACTCGAGCAGGCGGCGAACACGCTGGCGGAGCAGATCGCGGCGGCGCTGCCGGGGGCGGAGGTGCGCACCGAGGCGGACCATTCGGAGGCGGGCGGTGGGTCGTTGCCGGCGTGGCCGCTGCCGACGCGGGTGGTCGTCGTGCGTCCGAGCGGCGTGCTGGTGGAGGCGCTGGCGGAGGGCTTGCGGCGGCGGGATGTGCCGATCATCTGCCGGCTGCGCGATGCGGCGCTGGTGCTCGATCCGCGGACGCTCACCGCGGATGACGCGGAGCAGATTCCAGGGGCGCTGTCCGAGGTCGTGCGGGAACTGGCGGAGGCGTGA
- a CDS encoding lysophospholipid acyltransferase family protein: protein MPAPRFWPHVLVRLGDLHRRLLGVYFALLGPRAAYAVTSFLARILYRLLTPVRIRSEAQCRAALAGRVAAAAVPRIAEQAFVQRVLNLTDLLLAERLLHPGTYARYGGRIPEPHLSDLLAAQRRGQAAILVSAYFGPFDLLPVFLGYNGVPTAAVYLAHANPAFDAHRRRIRARSGCELVPVERALERLPQVLEAGGTIAVIADHHAAARRGLPVTFLGLPTRALRSVGLLAWRYSADVVVAGIRRTGVFQFEIDVVDVMKQRDWASAADPVVYITERYIRGLERLVLTDPTQYLWGYARWGEEFARQLMAEEPGSGVPPA from the coding sequence ATGCCCGCGCCCCGCTTCTGGCCCCACGTCCTCGTCCGCCTCGGCGACCTCCATCGCCGGCTGCTCGGCGTGTACTTCGCGCTGCTCGGGCCGCGCGCCGCGTACGCCGTCACCAGCTTCCTCGCGCGCATCCTCTATCGTCTGCTCACGCCGGTGCGCATCCGCAGCGAAGCCCAGTGCCGCGCGGCGCTCGCTGGGCGTGTCGCCGCCGCCGCCGTGCCGCGCATCGCCGAGCAGGCCTTCGTGCAGCGCGTCCTCAATCTCACCGACCTCCTTCTCGCCGAGCGCCTGCTCCACCCCGGCACATATGCCCGCTACGGCGGCCGCATCCCCGAGCCGCACCTCAGCGATCTGCTCGCCGCCCAGCGGCGTGGCCAGGCGGCGATCCTCGTGTCCGCGTACTTCGGCCCGTTCGATCTGCTGCCCGTGTTCCTCGGCTACAACGGCGTGCCGACCGCGGCCGTCTACCTCGCGCACGCGAACCCCGCGTTCGATGCGCACCGCCGGCGTATCCGGGCCCGCAGCGGCTGCGAGCTGGTCCCGGTCGAGCGGGCGTTGGAGCGGCTCCCGCAAGTGCTCGAGGCCGGCGGCACGATCGCGGTGATCGCGGACCATCACGCCGCCGCCCGCCGTGGGCTGCCCGTCACGTTCCTCGGCCTGCCGACGCGGGCGCTGCGCTCGGTTGGGCTGCTGGCCTGGCGCTACAGCGCGGACGTGGTCGTCGCCGGAATTCGCCGCACCGGCGTCTTTCAATTCGAGATCGACGTCGTCGACGTGATGAAGCAGCGCGACTGGGCGTCCGCGGCCGACCCGGTGGTCTACATCACGGAGCGTTACATCCGCGGCCTGGAGCGGCTCGTGCTGACCGACCCGACGCAGTACCTGTGGGGCTATGCACGGTGGGGGGAGGAATTCGCCCGGCAACTCATGGCTGAGGAGCCTGGATCGGGCGTTCCTCCGGCGTAG
- a CDS encoding pantoate--beta-alanine ligase produces MKVTHHIPTTRAAVAAARQAGRTIGFVPTMGYLHAGHLSLVAAARRDGHFVVASIFVNPMQFGPHEDFDRYPRDTAGDLQQCQQAGVELVFMPAVVDMYRPDATTTVHVAGLTETLCGPCRPGHFDGVATVVTKLFNIVQPDSAYFGQKDAQQLAVIRRMTRDLDLPVKIIGCPTVREPDGLAMSSRNAMLSPDERQRAIALHRALRAAQTSIHGGQRDPAAVVDEMRRTIDAVRPAKVDYISVVDPETMQPVSQITGPVLIALAVRIGHTRLIDNLTVDPAGSAP; encoded by the coding sequence ATGAAAGTCACCCACCACATTCCGACCACGCGCGCCGCTGTGGCGGCTGCGCGCCAAGCCGGCCGCACCATCGGCTTTGTGCCCACGATGGGCTATCTCCACGCCGGGCACCTGTCGCTCGTCGCCGCCGCCCGCCGCGACGGGCATTTCGTCGTCGCCAGCATCTTCGTTAACCCGATGCAGTTCGGCCCGCACGAGGACTTCGACCGCTATCCCCGCGACACCGCCGGCGACCTGCAACAGTGCCAGCAGGCTGGCGTCGAGCTCGTCTTCATGCCCGCCGTCGTCGACATGTACCGTCCGGACGCGACGACGACCGTTCACGTCGCCGGCCTCACGGAGACGCTCTGCGGGCCATGCCGCCCGGGCCACTTCGACGGCGTTGCGACGGTTGTGACGAAGCTGTTCAACATCGTCCAGCCGGACAGCGCATACTTCGGCCAGAAGGATGCCCAGCAGCTCGCGGTGATCCGCCGGATGACGCGCGACCTCGACCTGCCCGTGAAGATCATCGGCTGCCCGACCGTGCGTGAGCCGGACGGTCTCGCCATGAGCAGCCGCAACGCCATGCTGTCGCCGGACGAGCGCCAGCGCGCGATCGCGCTTCACCGTGCGCTCCGCGCCGCGCAGACGAGTATTCACGGCGGCCAGCGCGATCCGGCGGCCGTCGTAGACGAGATGCGCCGCACGATCGACGCCGTGCGCCCGGCCAAAGTCGATTACATCAGCGTGGTCGATCCGGAGACGATGCAGCCGGTGTCTCAGATCACGGGGCCGGTGTTGATCGCCCTCGCCGTGCGCATCGGCCACACGCGGCTGATCGACAACCTGACGGTGGACCCGGCCGGCTCGGCGCCGTAG
- the gatA gene encoding Asp-tRNA(Asn)/Glu-tRNA(Gln) amidotransferase subunit GatA: MGTSAGEIAADVAAGRRRAVDVCAEALTHIAARDPQVQAFLEVTRDAALEQAGRVDAAVAAGQRPGVLAGVPLAVKDNICTQTGHTTCASQILANYVSPYNATVIDRILAAGGVIVGKTNLDEFAMGSSTENSGRFATRNPWDPECVPGGSSGGSSAAVAADMVPLALGSDTGGSIRQPAALCGTVGLKPTYGRVSRYGLVAYGSSLDQIGPLATCVADAALLLGVISGRDARDATSVDRPVPDYRAGLADAALATCVRRLRIGVPREYFAEGLDAETRAAVEAALEVYRSLGATLVPVSLPHAPYAIATYYLIATAEASSNLARYDGVHYGHRTAHPRDIYDLYSSSRSEGFGAEVKRRLMLGTFALSAGYYEAYYGKAARVRRLIKDDFDAAFRRCDVLAGPTAPTPAFRRGEKLNDPLAMYLADIYTIAANLAGIPGLSVPCGFSPAGLPIGLQLLGPLFGEELLLQVARLYERETDWHTRRPPLAA; the protein is encoded by the coding sequence GTGGGCACGAGTGCAGGCGAAATCGCGGCGGATGTGGCGGCCGGACGGCGACGTGCGGTGGACGTCTGCGCGGAGGCGCTGACGCACATCGCGGCGCGTGACCCGCAGGTGCAGGCGTTCCTGGAAGTGACCCGCGACGCCGCGCTGGAGCAGGCCGGGCGCGTGGACGCCGCGGTCGCCGCCGGACAGCGACCGGGCGTGCTGGCCGGCGTGCCGCTCGCGGTCAAGGACAACATCTGCACGCAGACAGGGCACACGACGTGCGCGTCGCAGATCCTGGCCAACTACGTCTCACCGTACAACGCGACGGTGATTGATCGCATTCTGGCCGCGGGCGGGGTGATCGTCGGCAAGACCAATCTCGACGAGTTCGCGATGGGTTCGTCCACGGAGAACAGCGGGCGGTTCGCGACGCGGAATCCGTGGGACCCGGAGTGCGTGCCCGGGGGATCGTCGGGCGGATCGAGCGCGGCCGTCGCCGCCGACATGGTGCCGCTGGCGCTGGGCTCTGACACGGGCGGGTCCATTCGCCAGCCGGCGGCGCTGTGCGGGACGGTGGGGTTGAAGCCAACATACGGGCGCGTCTCGCGGTACGGGCTGGTGGCGTACGGGTCGAGCCTGGACCAGATCGGGCCGCTGGCGACGTGCGTCGCGGACGCGGCCCTGCTGCTGGGCGTGATCAGCGGGCGCGATGCGCGCGACGCGACCAGCGTCGATCGGCCGGTGCCGGACTATCGCGCCGGGCTGGCGGATGCGGCGCTCGCGACGTGCGTGCGGCGCCTGCGCATCGGCGTGCCGCGGGAATACTTCGCCGAGGGTCTGGACGCCGAGACGCGGGCCGCAGTGGAGGCCGCGCTGGAGGTGTACCGCTCGCTGGGCGCAACGCTCGTGCCGGTCTCGCTGCCGCATGCACCGTACGCGATCGCGACGTACTACCTGATCGCCACGGCCGAGGCCTCGAGCAACCTGGCGCGCTACGACGGCGTGCACTACGGGCACCGGACCGCACATCCGCGCGACATCTACGACCTGTACAGCTCGTCGCGCAGCGAGGGCTTCGGGGCCGAGGTGAAACGCCGGCTGATGCTCGGCACGTTCGCCCTCTCGGCCGGATACTACGAGGCATATTACGGCAAGGCCGCCCGCGTCCGCCGGCTGATCAAGGACGATTTCGACGCCGCCTTCCGGCGCTGCGACGTGTTGGCGGGGCCGACGGCGCCGACGCCCGCGTTTCGGCGCGGCGAGAAGCTGAACGATCCGCTGGCGATGTACCTCGCGGACATCTACACGATTGCAGCGAACCTGGCGGGCATCCCGGGTCTGTCGGTGCCGTGCGGCTTCAGCCCCGCTGGCCTGCCGATCGGGCTGCAGTTGCTGGGGCCGCTCTTCGGTGAGGAATTGCTGTTGCAGGTGGCGCGACTGTACGAACGAGAGACCGATTGGCACACCCGCCGGCCGCCGCTGGCCGCGTAG
- a CDS encoding HAD-IIA family hydrolase gives MNIRGLLLDVEGVLVADKGYAAVPGAVAFVAAVRAASCPFRLISNNTTDDRPTIIAKLTQAGFDFALDELYTCTAAAVARLQAARARRCLVLGNTALRRIFLDAGFEVVDDADVDAVVVGLDTDLTYQRLQMACEAVVARQALLLALHHNRIYDDATGRPAPSVGALTAAIEYATRVEAAVIGKPSPAYFQQALDAVGVPPADVLVVSDDPLSDLAGAKRMGMRAAFVLSGKYRDESVLTQLPLDERPDCVTPRIGDLLTRQIIAL, from the coding sequence ATGAACATACGTGGTCTCTTACTGGATGTCGAAGGTGTGCTGGTGGCCGACAAGGGGTACGCGGCCGTACCCGGGGCCGTCGCGTTCGTCGCCGCCGTGCGGGCGGCAAGCTGCCCGTTTCGGCTCATCAGCAACAACACGACGGACGATCGCCCGACCATCATCGCCAAGCTCACGCAGGCCGGCTTCGATTTCGCGCTCGACGAGTTGTACACCTGCACGGCGGCGGCGGTGGCACGGCTGCAGGCGGCCCGCGCCCGCCGGTGCCTGGTGCTGGGGAATACCGCGCTCCGGCGGATCTTTCTCGACGCCGGTTTCGAGGTGGTGGACGACGCCGACGTGGACGCCGTGGTGGTGGGGCTCGACACGGACCTGACCTACCAGCGGCTGCAGATGGCGTGCGAGGCAGTCGTCGCGCGGCAGGCGCTGCTGTTGGCGCTGCACCACAACCGCATCTATGACGACGCGACGGGCCGGCCGGCGCCGAGCGTCGGGGCGCTCACGGCGGCCATCGAGTACGCCACGCGCGTGGAAGCCGCCGTCATTGGCAAGCCGAGCCCGGCGTATTTCCAGCAGGCGCTCGACGCGGTCGGCGTGCCGCCGGCGGATGTGCTGGTCGTCTCGGACGATCCGTTATCCGACCTCGCGGGGGCCAAGCGCATGGGCATGCGCGCAGCGTTCGTGCTGTCGGGCAAGTACCGCGACGAGAGCGTGCTCACACAGCTCCCCCTCGACGAACGGCCGGACTGTGTCACGCCGCGGATCGGCGACCTGTTGACCCGCCAGATCATCGCGCTTTAG
- the ggt gene encoding gamma-glutamyltransferase, giving the protein MLRRLITVGLMLPLLSPLARADDPPWVARSKTGMVASDSTEASQIGADVLTQGGNAFDAAIATSCALAVSRPQSTGLGGGGFLVAYVAKEKRFVALDFREVAPAGATRERYAQLAAEAGDGPPPSIYGGNASGVPGLVAGLAEIHRRYATRPWRDLVLPASKLADTGFRADDTYEGACRKALKDIDKWPQLKEQHAELYRTLLGGGKGPADGDTVKRPDLAEALRILASDGPHAFYEGPLGAALVKANQAAGGVLTTEDLAAYRVREREPLHAMFNGHEIIAMPPPSSGGVCIIETLNILSAFAADFPGGLPAMRNDNYPPALVTALKHSFADRARWLGDPDFCRVPVALLTSPAYAAKLIEQCPTQLDDFGSPQLPDDQGTSHFSIIDKNGNVVAFTETINGNFGSFVVAAPYGIVLNNQMDDFATDPGKPNLFGLIQGEGNAVAPGKRPLSCMSPTIVLKDGQPVLVLGASGGPLIITSVLQVLLNVVEFRLPLDEALTAVRIHHQWRPDEVNFDRDPPGALVETLKGAGHTISTRRRTGIVQAIQVLPDGTLVGASDVRKGGRPAGAK; this is encoded by the coding sequence ATGTTGCGTCGCCTCATCACCGTCGGTCTGATGCTTCCCCTGCTTTCGCCGCTCGCACGCGCCGATGATCCGCCGTGGGTGGCGCGCAGCAAGACGGGCATGGTCGCGAGCGACTCGACCGAGGCGTCGCAGATCGGGGCGGACGTGCTCACCCAGGGCGGCAATGCGTTTGACGCCGCCATCGCCACATCGTGTGCGCTCGCGGTGTCACGCCCACAAAGCACCGGCCTCGGCGGCGGCGGGTTCCTAGTCGCGTACGTCGCGAAGGAGAAGCGTTTTGTCGCGCTCGATTTCCGCGAGGTCGCGCCCGCCGGCGCGACGCGCGAACGCTACGCCCAGCTCGCCGCCGAAGCCGGCGACGGGCCGCCGCCGAGCATCTACGGCGGCAACGCGTCCGGCGTGCCGGGGCTCGTGGCGGGGCTGGCCGAGATTCACCGGCGATACGCGACACGACCGTGGCGTGACCTGGTGCTGCCGGCCAGCAAGCTCGCGGACACGGGCTTCCGGGCGGACGACACGTACGAAGGCGCGTGCCGCAAGGCGCTGAAGGACATCGACAAGTGGCCGCAGTTGAAGGAGCAGCACGCCGAGCTATACCGCACGCTGCTGGGGGGCGGCAAGGGACCGGCGGACGGCGACACCGTGAAGCGGCCGGACCTCGCGGAGGCGCTGCGGATATTGGCCAGTGACGGCCCGCACGCGTTCTACGAAGGGCCGCTCGGCGCGGCGCTCGTGAAGGCGAACCAGGCCGCGGGCGGCGTGCTGACCACCGAGGACCTGGCGGCGTACCGCGTGCGCGAGCGCGAGCCGCTGCACGCCATGTTCAACGGCCATGAGATCATCGCCATGCCGCCGCCTTCGTCTGGCGGCGTCTGCATCATCGAAACGCTCAACATCCTGAGTGCCTTTGCAGCCGACTTCCCGGGCGGACTGCCGGCCATGCGTAATGACAACTACCCGCCCGCGCTCGTTACCGCGCTGAAGCACAGCTTCGCCGACCGCGCGCGGTGGCTCGGCGACCCGGACTTTTGTCGTGTGCCGGTCGCCCTCCTCACCAGTCCTGCGTACGCGGCGAAACTCATCGAGCAATGCCCGACGCAGCTCGACGATTTCGGCAGCCCCCAACTGCCGGACGACCAGGGCACCTCGCACTTCAGCATCATCGACAAGAACGGGAACGTGGTCGCGTTCACCGAGACGATCAACGGCAACTTCGGCTCGTTCGTCGTCGCCGCCCCGTATGGCATCGTCTTGAACAACCAGATGGACGACTTCGCGACCGACCCCGGCAAGCCCAACCTGTTCGGCCTGATCCAGGGCGAGGGCAACGCCGTCGCGCCCGGCAAGCGGCCGCTGTCGTGCATGTCGCCGACGATCGTGCTCAAGGACGGCCAGCCGGTGCTGGTGCTGGGCGCGTCCGGCGGGCCGCTGATCATCACATCGGTGCTGCAAGTGCTGCTGAACGTCGTCGAGTTTCGGCTGCCGCTGGACGAAGCACTCACCGCCGTGCGGATTCATCATCAATGGCGGCCCGATGAGGTCAATTTCGACCGCGATCCGCCGGGGGCGCTCGTCGAGACGCTGAAAGGTGCCGGCCACACGATCAGTACGCGACGCCGGACGGGGATCGTGCAGGCGATCCAGGTGCTGCCGGATGGCACGCTGGTCGGGGCGAGCGATGTCCGCAAAGGCGGTCGGCCGGCGGGGGCGAAGTGA